In the genome of Mixta calida, the window GCTGACGGCGGCTATGCGTTTAAGAAAGAGAACGGCAGCTATAACATCAAAGATGTTGGCGTAAATAACCAGGGTTCTCAGGAAGGCCTGAAATTTCTGATCGACCTGATTAAAAATAAACACCTGAATGCGGACACTGATTACGCTATTGCCGAAGCCGCCTTTAATAAAGGCGAAACCGCCATGACTATTAACGGTCCCTGGGCCTGGAATAATATCGAAAGCGCCAGGGTCAATTATGGCGTCACCCTGCTGCCGACCTTTAAAGGCAAACCCTCGAAGCCGTTCGTCGGCGTGCTGAGCGCCGGTATTAACGCCGCCAGCCCGAATAAAGAGCTGGCGAAAGAATTTATTGAAAACTATCTGCTGACCGATGACGGGCTGGCGAAAGTGAACGCTGACAAACCGCTGGGCGCGGTGGCGCTGAAATCGTACCAGGAGAAGCTGGCGAAGGATGAGAAGATTGCCGCCACCATGGAGAACTCGCAGAAAGGCGAGATCATGCCGAATGTGCCGCAGATGGCCGCCTTCTGGTACGCCGAACGCAGCGCGGTGCTGAACGCGATTAACGGGCGTCAGAGCGTGGAAGCGGCGCTGAAAGATGCGGAAAGCCGCCTGACCAAGTAAGGAATTACTAACGCACCAGTCCTGGCCACAAGCGTCAATGCCGTTTGCTGGCCGGGTTTTCGTCCCGTTTCCGAAGGCGGATGGCCGATCCGCCCTCTCTTTTCATCTGTCGCAGAAGGATCCTAAAATGGCAAAATCCGCATTGTGGTGGCAGCGTGACGCCCTGAAGTGGCTGGTTCTTGCCCTCTGTGTGTTAATAACCGGCTATCTGGTGGTATTGATGTATGCGCAGGGCGAATACCTGTTCGCTATCGTCACGCTGATCCTGCTGAGCAGCGGCCTGATTGTCTTTTTCCGCCGCCGCGCTCAGGCGTGGCGCTATGTCTGGCCGGGGCTGGCCGGTATGGTGCTGTTTGTGCTGTTCCCGCTGGCCTGCACCATCGCTATCGCTTTCACCAACTACAGCAGCACTAACCAGCTTACCTTTGAGCGTGCGCGTCAGGTACTGCTGGACCGCCAGTTCCAGGCCGGCGAAGGCTACGCGTTTTCACTCTGGTCGACGGCGGATAATCAGTGGCGCCTGCTGCTGAACGGCGCGGATAACCAGCAGTTTATCTCGCCGCCCTTCTCCCTCGCAGCCAAAGGTGAGCAAACACTTACTCTTACTGAAACGCAGCAGCAGCCTGGCGGCGAGCGCGCCATGCTGCGCGTGATTACGCAAAATCGTCAGGCGCTTTCTCAACTGAAGGCGCGTCTGCCGGACGGCTCGCAGCTGAAGATGAGTTCGCTGCGCCAGTTCTCAGGCACTCAGCCGCGCTATCAGCTCGGCGAAGGCGATATTCTGACAGATAAGCAAACAGGCGAGGTTTGGTACCCTAACGACGAGACCGGCTTCTGGCAGATGAAGGACGCCAACCAGCAGTGGAGCAGCGAAAAGCTGAGTCCCGGCTATACGGTGGCCGTCGGCTGGAAAAACTTCCTGCGCGTGCTGACCGACCAGGGTATTCAGCAACCGTTTGTCGCGATTTTTATCTGGACGGTAGTATTCGCCGCGCTGACGGTGTTGCTGACCGTGGCGGTCGGCATGGTGCTGGCCTGCCTGATGCAGTGGGAGGCGCTGAAAGGCCGCGCGGTCTATCGGCTGCTGCTGATCCTGCCCTACGCCGTGCCCGCGTTTATCTCGATTCTGATCTTCAAAGGGCTGTTTAACCAAAGCTTCGGCGAAATCAACATCATGCTGGATAGCCTGTTCGGCATTAAGCCCGCCTGGTTCAGCGATCCGGTGATGGCGCGCACCATGCTGGTTATCGTCAATACCTGGCTTGGCTATCCCTACATGATGATTTTGTGCATGGGGCTGTTAAAGGCGATTCCAGACGATCTTTATGAAGCTTCGGCGCTGGACGGCGCGACGCCGCTACAAAATTTCTTCCGCATTACTCTGCCGCTGTTAATTAAGCCGCTAACGCCGCTGATGATCGCCAGCTTCGCGTTTAACTTCAACAACTTCGTGCTGATCCTGCTGTTGACCGACGGCGGACCAGACCGGCTGGGCACCACTACGCCGGCGGGCTATACCGATTTGCTGGTGAGCTATACCTGGCGCATCGCCTTTGAAGGCGGCGGTGGACAAGATTTCGGCCTGGCGGCCGCCATCGCCACGCTGATCTTCCTGCTGGTCGGCGCGCTGGCGCTGTTTAACCTGCGTTTCACCCGCATTAAAACTGAGTAAGGAGCGACCTATGGCGATGGTAAAACCGAAATCACAAAAGCTGCGCCTGGCGCTGACGCATCTGCTGCTGCTCGGCTTCCTGGTGATGATCATGTATCCGCTGCTGATGGTATTCGCTATCTCGCTGCGTCCCGGCAACTATGCGATCGGCAGCCTGCTGCCGGAGCATATCTCCTGGGACCACTGGAAGCTGGCGCTCGGCTTCTCCGTTACTCATGAAAACGGCAGCGTCACCCCGCCGCCGTTCCCGGTGCTGCTGTGGCTGTGGAACTCGGTAAAAGTGGCGGCGATCACCGCCGTTGGGATTGTTGCGCTTTCAACGACCTGTGCCTATGCTTTTGCCCGTATGCGTTTTCGCGGCAAGGCGACGCTGTTGAAAGGAATGCTTATCTTTCAGATGTTTCCAGCTGTGCTCTCGCTGGTGGCGCTTTATGCTCTGTTCGATCGTTTAGGGCAGTACATTCCTTTTATCGGCCTGAATACCCATGCCGGATTGATCTTCGCCTATCTGGGCGGCATCGCGCTGCATGTCTGGACGATTAAAGGCTATTTCGAAACCATTGACGGTTCGCTGGAAGAAGCAGCGGCGCTGGACGGCGCGACGCCATGGCAGGCTTTCCGCCTGATTCTGTTGCCGCTCTCCGTACCGATTCTCGCCGTGGTGTTTATTTTGTCCTTTATCGCTGCCGTAACGGAAGTGCCCGTCGCTTCGCTACTGCTGCGCGACGTCAACAGCTATACGCTGGCGGTAGGGATGCAACAGTATTTGAATCCGCAGAACTATCTGTGGGGCGATTTTGCCGCCGCGGCGGTGCTGTCGGCGCTGCCGATTACGCTGGTGTTCCTGCTGGCGCAGCGCTGGCTGGTCAGCGGGCTGACCGCGGGGAGTGTGAAGGGTTAATTAACGCTTTTGTTGCCATTGTTGCCTTTGTTGTTATTGCCACTGCTAAGTTGTTCCCTGTGTTTATACACAAAGCCTTTCAGGTTGCATCAAGGCGGCGAGTGAATCCCGGTCGCTTACGAAAGTAAGTCACCGGGGTAAGCGAGCTTAGCCAACAAAGAGGCGTCCTGAAGGATAACGTGTATATTTAGGCGGCCATCAGGCCGCCTT includes:
- the malE gene encoding maltose/maltodextrin ABC transporter substrate-binding protein MalE; amino-acid sequence: MSKFKLNSKTLLLCALTAALLPGAALAKIEEGKLVIWINGDKGYNGLAEVGKKFEQDTGIKVTIEHPDKLEEKYPQVAATGDGPDIIFWAHDRFGGYAQSGLLAEVAPDKALQDKIYPFTWDAVRYNGKLIGYPVAVESLSLIYNKDLLPNPPKSWEEIPALDKQLRAKGKSAIMFNLQEPYFTWPLIAADGGYAFKKENGSYNIKDVGVNNQGSQEGLKFLIDLIKNKHLNADTDYAIAEAAFNKGETAMTINGPWAWNNIESARVNYGVTLLPTFKGKPSKPFVGVLSAGINAASPNKELAKEFIENYLLTDDGLAKVNADKPLGAVALKSYQEKLAKDEKIAATMENSQKGEIMPNVPQMAAFWYAERSAVLNAINGRQSVEAALKDAESRLTK
- the malF gene encoding maltose ABC transporter permease MalF, whose protein sequence is MAKSALWWQRDALKWLVLALCVLITGYLVVLMYAQGEYLFAIVTLILLSSGLIVFFRRRAQAWRYVWPGLAGMVLFVLFPLACTIAIAFTNYSSTNQLTFERARQVLLDRQFQAGEGYAFSLWSTADNQWRLLLNGADNQQFISPPFSLAAKGEQTLTLTETQQQPGGERAMLRVITQNRQALSQLKARLPDGSQLKMSSLRQFSGTQPRYQLGEGDILTDKQTGEVWYPNDETGFWQMKDANQQWSSEKLSPGYTVAVGWKNFLRVLTDQGIQQPFVAIFIWTVVFAALTVLLTVAVGMVLACLMQWEALKGRAVYRLLLILPYAVPAFISILIFKGLFNQSFGEINIMLDSLFGIKPAWFSDPVMARTMLVIVNTWLGYPYMMILCMGLLKAIPDDLYEASALDGATPLQNFFRITLPLLIKPLTPLMIASFAFNFNNFVLILLLTDGGPDRLGTTTPAGYTDLLVSYTWRIAFEGGGGQDFGLAAAIATLIFLLVGALALFNLRFTRIKTE
- the malG gene encoding maltose ABC transporter permease MalG, producing MAMVKPKSQKLRLALTHLLLLGFLVMIMYPLLMVFAISLRPGNYAIGSLLPEHISWDHWKLALGFSVTHENGSVTPPPFPVLLWLWNSVKVAAITAVGIVALSTTCAYAFARMRFRGKATLLKGMLIFQMFPAVLSLVALYALFDRLGQYIPFIGLNTHAGLIFAYLGGIALHVWTIKGYFETIDGSLEEAAALDGATPWQAFRLILLPLSVPILAVVFILSFIAAVTEVPVASLLLRDVNSYTLAVGMQQYLNPQNYLWGDFAAAAVLSALPITLVFLLAQRWLVSGLTAGSVKG